The sequence CGGGGTCTGCCGGCACGTCCTGTTGTCCTGGTCATCGACATTTTCTCTCAGTGCCTTCTGGGTCTTGACCGGCCTCGTTACCCCAACGCGGCACTCCGGTCTCCCTGGTCCGTGGCGGCTTTTTCTCGATCCCGCACCgttgcctcttttttttttttaatatttttattctgctcctttttcacaatttttctcccgaatttacacccaacaacaatcaataaccaacaacaaatatctcaaaccccataacagtaacaatgatcccatactcccaccctgccccagacatcagcccgcatgttaatataaacaaatgacaaagaaaaaaaaaggaatcagggattacccatagccatctttaacatacacagcccccctcctccctcacccacccacccatccctcctcaactaatgttcgatgttatccagtcctTGAAAGTGCGTAATAAATAGTTCCCGTGACTTGtggaacccctccgagcttcccctcagttcgaacgtaaccttctcaagggtcaagtattccaacaggtccccccgccacgccagggcacagggtggagaggccgctctccatcccagcaggatccgccttcgggcgatcaacgaggcgaaggctacaacatcggcCTCCgctcccgtttccaaccctggctggtccgacaccccgcacCGTTGCCTCTTGTGCCTccggcctctgctccactctgccCATTGCTTCCTTTATTGGGGCCATCGCGGCCTCGTCTGTTGACCCCACTGCCACCAAGGGGTCCTCCTTCATCGCTTCCCTGTGCCTCTGGAGCTCAGTAGTAATAAACTCCATCATCGTTTGCACCATTGCCCGGGTCTGCGCTGACCATTTCCGTGGGGTCTGGCTTGACCGCAGCACGGTCCTCCCTGCTCCAGGGTGGAGGTTCCCCTCTCCCGTTGTTTTTCTGCctttacagtacagcacagaacaggcccttcggccctcgatgttgtgccgagcaatgatcaccctactcaagccaacatatccaccctataccagtaaccccccccaaattaaccttattttttaggacactaagggcaatttagcctggccaatccacctaacctgcacatctttggactgtgggaggaaaccggagtacccggaggaaacccacgcagacacggggagaaggtgcagactccgcacagacagtgacccagccgggaatcgaacctgggaccctggagctgtgaagcatttatgctaaccaccatgctaccgtgctgccttttaaaAATTGTTGGACTTCTTTGAGAATGTTACAGATATAGACATAGAACTGGGTTGCTGGGTTGTTTGGCATTTTAACTAGCACcacagtggatgggggggggttagtttggggAACCTTACACCCTTTTGGTGCCCACTTGGTAGAGGTTGAAAAGCTCATGGCGGCCGCAAAAATAAATGTTGGTTCAATTTCAAATCTTCATAAATCACAGTCAAATCCAAATGAATTTTTATCCAGACTTGTCTTTACCCCACACTCTAGCAGGATTTTCCTTTGTGTTCTAGGTGGATGACTTGGGCCCCCAATATGCCACAGTGCATTGACGCTGATTCAGTGAGTGACCTTCCTGTGGATATGAGGTTCAGTGCCAAGAAAGAGCGATATTTCAAACAGTCCTCGACAAAAGCGTAGGTGTCACGTTGGTAACTGTGAGACAGCATTTTAACAAATATCACTCTCTGATTTAAAATCAGCAATTATGGTTTTATCGGACATATTTGCAACGTTCATCCAGCCTCCCAAAACGTCTGGCACAAATGTTTAGACTGCCCCCTGGTCCTAGACtgtgaggttcaccaggatgttgcctggtatggtgctagctatgaagaaaggttgagtagattaggattgttttcattggaaagacggaggttgaggggggacctgattgaggtctacaaaattatgagaggtatggacagggtggacagcaacaagcttttcccaagagtgggggtgtcagttacaagggggtcacgatttcaaggtgagagggggaaagtttaagggagatgtgcgtggaaagttttttacgcagagggtggtgggtgcctggaacgctttaccagcggaggtggtagaggcgggcacgatagcatcatttaagaggcatctagacgggtatatgaatgggcgggaacagagggaagtagaccttggaaaataggagacaggtttagataaaggatctggatcggcgcaggctgggagggccgaagggcctgctcctgtgctgtaattttctttgttcttctttgttctttgtccactGTGGCAGACGTAGCGATGGAATCAATGTTCATTGGTTCTGGAGTTCGTGGGCACAGGGCAAAGGCCAGAATGGCaagtttcaaatgatcacaagcCTGAGTGTGCCATTAGCCACATAAACAACCAAACACAGGTCATCAGCCGGGCTCGGAACGCGGTTCATTTACCCTTCAAaccttgcaccttttttgaattgCCCGGGAGCTTGGAGCCTGTGGTTACCTGATGCATCCCCTATGCCAAcagctcagccaatcagagttaaCTAGACGACCAATCCACGCCCTTTTCTTTGGTGCTGtgatggtttgaaatttggcattcttgagtttgttctgatgagtgcaagatggaaagcttcgacaacatgtgaaatgaaattaaatgacaatcgcttattgtcataagtaggctgtgaaaagcccctagtcgccacattccggtccctgttcggggaggctggtacgggaattgaaccgtgctgctggcctgccttggtctgctttcaaagccagcgatttagcccagtgtgctaaacccagCCCCTCTTTTCATGTCTTTTCAAAGCCATGGGGTCAGCATTGATAGTTTGAAGCTTAATTCGCCGCTCAGAACAAGAAAGGCTTTATTTaatcgcctccccccccctttctctgaTTATTTTCTTCAGTGCTGTAGACTTGGTGCTGGGCAACTTTATGAGCATGGTTGGAAAATCTTGGACTACTGTTGAAGACTTTGATCATATCTTTACGAATGTCAAGAGTCCCATTGCAGGTAATAGTCAACAATTAGGATTAGGTTCCGAATTGTCTACAGCCCCAGGAAAATCCAACAATACAAAGCACACGATTTAACGGAGTCCCATGTTGAGCACGTTTAGCGGGTATTTACTGGCATCTTCAGCACCAAGAAAGACCACGCTATCGAACGGGACTCTGTTGCTATCCGAGGCCtcagcagcaaacacaccaaCGAGGCCTCACTTagtcccatttttaaatggtgcctcgatctcccggcccccccccccccccccccgagacgaCCCCCGGACCCCCACACAGGGGGTtaattaatccaaacaaaactgcattagcccaAAAAATTTTACGATGGCTTAACTGCAACCCTGGCTCTCAAAAcacacatggggcgaaattctcccgaCGGTGTCGGAGgtctctcctggccccctattctcccctccccgggaagggataggagggccgtgccgggaaACATGGCCGTGGGGCCTtgatgctggcgtcaaggcccggcgcgccgaaaaTGACGCGGCTGACGCGcctagtgacgtcagccgcgcatgctcaggttggccggcgccaacccacgcatgcacggttgccgtcttcccctcagccacaaggcgtggcggcttgatcttgcggggcggcagaggggaaatagtgcgtccgattgagacgccggcccgacgatcggtgggcaccgatcgcgggcctgtcccctcccgagcacggtcgtagtgctcattcccctctaggctcaccacaagccccaaacgggcatatcccgctgttttcacgacggcagcgatcaggtgtggttgccgccgtcgtgaaatggtcgggaacggcaggccgctcggcccacccgggtcggagaatcgcgggccgccgtgaaaagcagcggcccgcgattctccgagcggcgtgtcgcaaaacgcgacacgccattttgggggggggggtgggagaatcgcgggaggtgcgagagcagacctcccgcgattctcccacccggcctgggcagcggagaatcgcgtttgtctttcaaaccaaagttcttttaaaacatgaccgcagcagtcatacacactctaacccaggatttcaacccttactgcaccaaataactACGTGGAAACATAGCTGAAATTCCTACATCACAGGGTACAATGTTGGTCCagaacactggggagaactccatTCCTCTTTGCCAAATACTCTCCTTTGACCTCATTGGGCAAATGGGGCCTCGGGTAAACAACCCAgagcccaggttcaaatcttgaCCTTTTCCCCACCCCCAAACTTCCATATTCTCAGTGCAATGGGGAAATTCTCCTCTGCAGGGATTTTCCGGGCCTGTAATGATACTGATATTCCAGATTGGCTTCAGGTTAATGTGAATCAAAGCCGATGATTCTAATTTCCCTTTTTGTTTCCCCTCCCAGTATTTGTCAGGGAACAGTGGAAGGAGGACTGGTTCTTCGGATATCAGTTCCTGAACAGTCTCGACCCAACCCTGATACGGAAATGTGACAAAATGCCGGCGAATTTTCCCGTGACGGACGCCATGGTCGGGGATTCGCTTGGCCACTCCACCCTGGAAGAGGAGATAAAGGTCTGATTGAGATTCAACCTTTCACCCTGCAAGTCAGAGGTCACGCCAGACATGGGCAATCCTGGATGGTTCTGTGCTCCGTCTGGCAGAGCTTTGGTCCACTGCAGGACGTGGGTGTTTTAAAATGGAGGTGTTGGTGGATCAGTAGCCGATGGAGTTGATGAGTGAATGCAACTTGGCGCGAGTTAGGAGCTtagatgatggtggataggagatatgagGTTGGCAAGGACACCATTGAAATCTTGCCGTGATAAATGAGTTCAGACAATATCTGGCTATTAAACACTTTCTGTTGTTTCCTCCGCTTTGTGTTTTTTACAGAAAGGTAACATCTTCATTGTGAGCTACGAGATGTTGGATGGGCTTCCTGCCAATGTAATTGATGGTGTCCAGCAGTACCTGGCAGCACCCATCTGTCTGCTCCACCAGAACGAACAGCACCAGTTGATGCCCATTGCTATCCAGGTAGGAGGCTGTAGGTAGTCCATGGCCTTtcacaccccctggggccagatcgcgaataacgacgagtcggaatacaggagggagatagagaagctagtggagtggtgtagcgacaacaatctctccctcaatgccggcaaaactaaagagctggtcattgacttcaggaagcaaagtactgtacacacccctgtcagcatcaacgggtggagatggttgacagcttcaaatttcgaggggtgcacatctccaaaaatcagtcctggtccacccacgtcgacgctaccaccaagaaagcacaacagcgcctatacttcctcaggaaactgaggaaattcggcgtgtccacattaacccttaccaacttttacagatgcaccatagaaagcatcctatcgggctgcatcacagcctgggtatggcaactgctcggcccaggaccgcaagaaacttcagagagtcgtgaatactgcccagtccattacacgaacccgcctcccatccattgactccatctacacctcccgctgccgggggaaagcgggcagcataatcaaagacccctcccacccggcttactcactcttccaacttcttccatcgggcaggagatacagaagtctgagaacacgcacggacagactcaaaaacagcttcttccccactgtcaccagactcctaaatgaccctcttatggactgacctcattaacactacaccctgtacgcttcatccgatgccggtgcttatgtagttacattgtatatcttgcgtttccctattatgtattttctttaattcccttttcttcccatgtacttaatgatctgttgagctgcttgcagaaaaatacttttcactgtacctcggtatacgtgtcaataaacaaatccaacccaatccaatccaacccaatccattCCCTGATGCTGCAGCCTCTCTCAGGCTGGTGTTCCTTGAGCAGTGTGTGAGTTGGGGCTGGTGCCATACATTGCCCCATGTGGAGTATCAGATACAGCATCAGAGAGATGTCACTGCCTCCTATTTCTATGAACAACGCACCAATCAGGGCCGGACACTTTCTTTACATGTTTCAGGGCAACATGGGATCCAAGTCTCGTTAATCGATTGTTCCCCCTTGTGCTCGCTGACCCACATTGGCTCAACGTGAAaattctcagccttcttttccagCCCCTCTCCGGCCTCatcccctccttatctctgtaacctcctccagcccttctaACCTTCGAGATCACTGTGACCTTGGCGCTCCTCGAACTCTGACCTCTTGACACAAGACCCTGACTTTAATTGCTCCGATGTCGatatgccggtgttggactggggtgagcacagagagaagtgtcacaacaccaggttaaagcccaacaggtttgtttcaaacacgagctttcgaagcactggtttcggagcacacggaggggctggtttagctcacttggctaaatcgctggcttttaaagcagaccaagcaggccagcagcacagttcgattcccgtaccagcctccccggacaagcgccggaatgtggcgactaggagcttttcacagtaacttcattgaagcctactcgtgacaataagcgattttcaatttcaattttcaatttgactgctccttcctcaggtgaatgaagagatatgttccagaaacagacatatatatagacaaagtcagagatgctggacaatgcttggaatgcgagcatttgcgggtaatcaaatctttacagatccagagataggggtaaccccaggttaaagaggtgtgaattgtctcaaaccaggacagttggtaggatttcgcaagcccaggccagatggtgggggctgaatgtaatgcgacatgaatcccaggtcccggttgaggccgcactcgtgtgtgcagaacttagctataagtttctgctcggcgattctgcgttgtcgcgcgtcctgaaggccgccttggagaacgcttacccggagatcagaggctgaatgcccttgactgctgaagtgttccccgacatcGCTCCGTCATTGTACACTCCAAACTCAGGAATTCCCTCACTCGGCCTCTCCCCCCTCTGCACTTCGTAAACCCTCCTTGAAATCCACCTCTTTTGGGTATCTAACCTAACATATCTTTGCACGATTTGGTGTTACACTTTGATTGATAACACTCCTGAGAATCACCTTGGGATATTTTGTACATTGCGGGGGGCCGCTATATAAATTCAGCTTGTTGTTGCATGATTGATAACGTTCATAATCTTCCACATTGACGTTCCTCACAGCTGAATCAAACCCCAGGAGACGACAATCCCATTTTCCTTCCCTCGGACACAGAAATGGACTGGCTCCTGGCTAAGATATGGGTGCGGAGTTCATATGTTCAGTATTTTGAGGTGATCACCCATCTCCTGAAGACCCACCTGATGGCCGAGACATTCAGCGTTGCCACCCTCCGCCAGCTGCCATCCGTGCATCCCATTTACAAGGTACGAGACACGGGGCAGAATGTCGCGGTCAGTTTAATTCGGGGCCAAGGTAGGTGGTTGCTGCAACCGGATCTCATCGGATCCCGGTCTGTGAACCTCAACGAGGGTCACACCGTTTTCCATGAAGTTCCTGTATCATTTTctggcaaaagcaggttaaaATCGCAGCCTCTGGAACATCAGCAACTTTAACCCCCTGCCCAGTTCCCACGGAGGGCAGGGTTAAAATCACCCCTTGGTTtcgttttaaatatctgttccagtaaacaGCACCTTGGTGATGGCTTTAGATACAGTTTGCttttgggaagggtttaaaccagCTGGTGAGAAGGGGTCAGAATCgcaggaaaagccagtcttattcaagtgagaatgcggagtgctgggccatgcccttgaataggggtttttggtttatgggattttgtttttgaattggaacagttaagggggaattcattgagTGTTAtaaatagattactgtagctgtggggtgaCTTTATTTTTATAATTgctaaaaattcttgctgtgtgtttatataaatgttaactgagttcttagaataaagtttgttttgattaaagatctgggaagactgttgaatcacacctgcaatgaaggctcttgtgctcatccgagccaaattcaataaaaggttataggtcaggtgaactccataatacactttggagcttttaaaccctggcccataacagtatgaATTTTCTGATAGGTCTTGTACTCCTCAGAGACCTGCAATAGCATAGCCTCGGTTATTTACTGTTAGAAGAAAtgatgggcggggttctccgatccCCCCGCCACGTGTTTCACAgcggcgcgccgttcgctggcagcaggattctctactcccaccgcttgtcaatgggatttcccgtcctCTACGCCGTCGGGGAACTTACAGCGAATCCCAATGGCAGAAGAATTTCGGCCATTGTGTCGGAATCGTGTACGTAGGCCGCatggagataataataatctttattagtgccacaagtaggctgacattaacacggcaatgaagttactgtgaaaagcccctagtcgccacattccggcgcctgttcgggtacacagagggagaatttggaaggtccaattcccctaacaagcacgtctttcggggacttgtgggaagaaaccggagcacccggaggaaacccacgcagacacggggggagaacgtgcagactccgcacagacagtgacccaagccaggaatcgaacctgagaccctggcgctgtgaagcaacagtgctagccacttgtgctaccgtgccaccaaggAAGAGGACAGATGGCTGAGTGGATCCTTGTCAGATTTCCCAGCACCCTCTTCGGTTTATTGAACTCGGATGTGgcacttcccagaacgtggataACATATTGACAAAGATGCCTTTAGCGAGATCTTGTCCCCCCTTCTTAAAGGTGATGCAAGCCCACCTTAGCCAGGTGGTTTGAAAAACCGTCTGGAACAAGACACATCTCTTAGTTTAGTACCTCAGCACATTTTCCCTGCTTCTAATGTCAATAACCTGTGTTTGGGTTTCAGCTCCTGGTTCCACACGTGAGATATACGATGCAAATTAACACCGAGGCCAGAAACGGTCTGATAGATCAAGACGGAATTATTGCCAAAGTGGGTCATGCTCCACACATCTCTGTCCAGCCTTCTCATTGTGCGCGTAATTAATGCTGtgcttttagaaaatattttattgaggcatttatcatTGCAACATCTTAAACGAAgagatccaacacacacacaaaaagccCACAataacatgccccccccccgcccccaagctTAAACCCGAATTACCCATACATTGGTTTTTGTACCCCTATTCATCACTCCcatgccaccctcccacccctgctGACGGTAAACTTGCCTTGAAGAAGCCgctgtacatggttcgcaggtccTCCTCCGTacctctcctccacctcctcaaaaaacctgttcatccgggccacagtcatttgAGCCGTGaagaccaccttgaattgaatcaggctgagcctggcgacAACGAGGATGcactgactctcctcagggcatcTCCCATAGCCcgtcttccaactcccctcccaacccctcctcccacttcctcttcacctccccgattggaaCCCTTcgcactccatcagttccttatatatttcagAGACCCTTCCCTCCCCGacccctgttttagacatcaccttagacggaggcgagggaagcttgggacctgcctccggacaaaatcccaCACTGGGAAGTACCGGAAcctgttcccacccggcaactcaaactcctcctctagctcctccaaactcgggaaaccctcctcaatgaagagatccccaaatcacttagtccctgcccgctgccacctcctacagcccccgtctaacaccccacccccaccccacccccccacccccggagcgAACCGGTGGTTGTCAcggatcggtgaccacaccgacgccccTTCCAGTCCCAAgcactgtctccattgcccccacactctcagggcggCCACTACCGCCTTCCTTAACCCAAcctggtcccccaccttcagatgtgtctcgtggaacatggccacgtccgccttcagttgcctcaagtgcgcaaacacaccagcccttttgaccggcccattcaatccccaaacgttccacgtgaccagcctggtcagggggcaccccccccccccccccccccccctcccctgccgatcaaccatagccTCTCCTTGGCCAGTCTTCGGCCCATGTCCCTCACCTCCCCCGTCCCGCCCTCGGACAACCaccgtcatcaaccctcctcctcctcctgcactttgaaagtcccctcccccccccccccccccatcaatagtataatccctcccccccccaacacccactccccctccccctccaatccacccacctcccctcatcgatcttcagctcaccccccactttgctttaGTGAACTAGGCCCCCGGCCAGCTAGCTtggcagccccccacccagctagcttggcagccccccacccagctagcttggcagCCCCCACCCAGGGCGCCTCGCATCCTACCCCCGACTGATGAGCCTCCCTCCACTCTTCGTGCAAACAGTCAAAACAAAGGCAAcaaagtaaaaacaaacaaacaatcccccCCCACGGTGCGAAAACATATCCCATATCCCTTAACAAAGAACTGGAAACCAGCCGAACACCAGAAGAAACAGATAAACGGAAAAAGAAACGAACACCAAAAACCCAAACGTCTTCACCGTACAGTACATGCTTCtcattctcctgccagtccatctcTTTCATAAAGTCCACAGCCTCCTCCGCCGAGCCAAAGTACAGCTCCCGGCTCCCATGGGTCATCCATGGGTCAGCCGGGTGCAGTAGACCAAACGTAACCCTTCTTGTACAGGGGCTGACTTTACCTTATTGAAACTCGTCCTCCTCTTTGCCAACTCTGCCCCCAGGTCCTGATATACACAAATCTCGGCGACTTCCCAGGTGCATCGCCTCGTCTGCCGAGCCCACCTCATGATGCGTTCCTCATCCAGGaacttacatagacatagaacagtacagcacagaacaggcccttcggccctcaatgttgtgccgagccatgatcaccctactcaaacccacgtatccaccctatacccgtaacccaacaaccccccccttaaccttacttttattaggatactacgggcaatttagcatggccaatccacctaacccgcacatctttggactgtgggaggaaaccggagcacccggaggaaacccacgcacacagggggaggacgtgcagactccacacagacagtgacccagccgggaatcgaacctgggaccctggagctgtgaagcatttatgctaaccaccatgctaccctgctgccctaaagctGATGcaaccatcgccctcggcggctcgctcTCCTGGGGCTTGCACATCAGCTCCCTGTGGGCTCTATCCTCCTCCAACGGCAGGTCAAACGCACCTTCCCCGAGCAACTTCGCCAGCATATTGCCAACATATGCACCCGCGTCCGTTCCTTCGCTCCCGTCCAGCAGGTCCACGATCCGGATGCTCTGCCGATGAGAGCGGTTCCCCAAGTCCTCCACGTTCTCCAGCGGTCGCTACTGCTGGTCTGTCATCGAGGTGGACttttcctcctgctcccccacccagctcctccaacctcaggATAACCTGcccctgggctgccagtctcgTCTCCACACGGTCAACCCCCAGCTTCATCGAGTCCCccgcccgggccaggtcctccaaacTTTCCTTCCGCTGTTAGGTGAAATTCTCGTTCAAATATGCCTCATTCCTTGGCCGCCACCGCAAGTCCAATGTTGTGCTTGTTAACGTGCTGAATATTAATGCTGGGATGTTGAAATGCTCACAACCCTGTGCCCATCTCTGAATACGTCTCCTACCTTTACTCCCGAAGACCTTTGGTGTCGGTGCTAAGGGGTTACTGTTGCTGTGTCGGAAAGAGTTCCTGGCCATGACCTACCAATCATTCTGTCTACCAGAACATCTGGAGCATCAGGGAGTCAAAGACCTGAAGGATTACTATTACAGGGACGATAGTATGTTGATATGGTCTGCAATTCACAGGTAAATTAGAAATTTGCGTCCACCTGGTGGGGCGTTTTAGAGTTGAGAGCTCTCGGGACCCTGTGTACAAGTTAAACCCACAGACGGAAAGATTAATGGAATGTTTGCCTCTATCACATAAGAGATTGGCTCACAAAGTGCTGGAAGTTAGCCTACTGTTGTATATGGTGAAACTATATTTGGGGTTAGTGCGTTCCGTTCCAGGCACcgcgcacggtagcattgtggatagcacaatcgcttcacagccccagggtcccaggttcgattcccggcttgggtcactgtctgtgcagagtctgcacgtcctccccgtgtgtgcgtgggtttcctccgggtgctccggtttcctcccacagtccaaagatgtgcaggttaggtggattggccatgataaattgcccttagtgttgggtggtgttactgggttatggggttactgggttatggggttactgggttatggggttactgggttatggggttactgggttatggggttactgggttatgaggttactgggttatggggatagggatagggtggagttgttgaccttgggtagggtgctctttccaagagccggtgcagactcgatgggctgaatggcctccttctgcactgtaaattctatgaaatctatgaaatcaatGATACGGAGGCTAAAATGGTTCAGTTGTCAGAGTGATTTGCATTTCCCTGAGCGGGCAGGATAGAGGGTGATGTAGTTGAGATGTTCAGAAGGATTAAAGATTGATTTGATGAGGtggatagagagaaactatttcctttagaacctgtggtggtggtggtggggggggaggggggtcttaaAAACTGAGCTCAGCCATTCTGAAGCGCTTCTCAACACACAATAGTGGAAATCTGCAACTCTTTCCCCCAAaatgctgccgggggggggggggggtctattggAAATTTCAAAATTAAGATTGTTGGTATAGGTACACAGTGATATTACGTGATGTGGAGTCAAGTCAGTGAATGGATTCACGATTAAGATTAAACAAGATCTATCTGAATGGTGCACCTGACGAAGGCTTCTACCCAATCCCCTGCCAGGTCCACCAGCGAGAAAGGCAGTGCGGCAGACGGACTTCCAcgttgcccccccaccccgctattCACAGATCTTCCCAAATTGGGACGTGCATTGGCCGTTCCATCACGGTCactggattaaaatcctggaacaccctagcGGGCCGTGTGAGGGTGCCATCATCACGTGGTCAACTGTGGCTCAAGAAGGTGTCCAACACCTCCTTGGGGAAACCAGGGAGCCAGTGGCAGTCCTGACCTTTCCCTCAAAGGGATTTGGAGAACCCGGAACTCTGTGCGTTGTTGTCTATGAAGTGTTTATCCAGTCACTATGGTCCTTTAACACATTTGAATGGTATCTTCAGGTTTGTCACCAACATTGTAACGTTTTACTATAAGGATGACCATCAAGTAGCCAATGATCCTGAGCTTCAAGCCTGGATCCAGGAACTCACTGACGTTGGGTTACACAACGTT comes from Scyliorhinus canicula chromosome 29, sScyCan1.1, whole genome shotgun sequence and encodes:
- the LOC119958406 gene encoding polyunsaturated fatty acid 5-lipoxygenase-like codes for the protein MATYRATFRTGTQEHAGTKNNVHCTLIGLGGLSRRITVNRKLRMDLKRGAVDQYPITSAQDLDTMHFLELEVYRRPLAKYLSQAQDYWFCSSVTVETPSGENIHFPCHRWLDNCTIRLREGSAKLRCDDQLEVFLTHRQDELLERQQRYRWMTWAPNMPQCIDADSVSDLPVDMRFSAKKERYFKQSSTKAAVDLVLGNFMSMVGKSWTTVEDFDHIFTNVKSPIAVFVREQWKEDWFFGYQFLNSLDPTLIRKCDKMPANFPVTDAMVGDSLGHSTLEEEIKKGNIFIVSYEMLDGLPANVIDGVQQYLAAPICLLHQNEQHQLMPIAIQLNQTPGDDNPIFLPSDTEMDWLLAKIWVRSSYVQYFEVITHLLKTHLMAETFSVATLRQLPSVHPIYKLLVPHVRYTMQINTEARNGLIDQDGIIAKTFGVGAKGLLLLCRKEFLAMTYQSFCLPEHLEHQGVKDLKDYYYRDDSMLIWSAIHRFVTNIVTFYYKDDHQVANDPELQAWIQELTDVGLHNVKNSGFPTSLNTRMELCKFATMMIFTCSAQHAAVNNGQFDWTAWVPNAPASMRKPPPTSKGTVTMEHIMESLPDIPHSCIQMAITWTLSRPQPAMRKLGDYEGHFTDGAAKEHIREFQEELKKIDRKIQDRNARLSLKYEYLHPENIENSITI